Proteins encoded by one window of Candidatus Nomurabacteria bacterium:
- a CDS encoding MBL fold metallo-hydrolase: protein MSHRYTYLSIGFGTLLFVIWFFILQSLPHDSGKLKVAFLDIGQGDAIYIEAPNGNQMIIDGGPGIALMNKLPEVLPWGDKTIDTVVITNPDADHYSGLIPLFEQYAVASVVEPGTRSETSLYQTLEEHIILEHVPHLLATRGMEIILDSEKHISYEILFPDRDVSTWETNDGSIVGKLTYGDTSFLLMGDATILTEGIVVAENKNTLDTIDVLKLGHHGSRTSSGNPILTATTPDVAIISAGLNNKYGHPHQEVIDRLLALHIPYLTTFKEGTIICESDSMDIICQ, encoded by the coding sequence ATGTCACACAGGTATACATACCTATCTATAGGATTTGGAACGTTACTTTTTGTTATTTGGTTTTTTATTTTGCAAAGTTTGCCCCACGATTCAGGTAAACTCAAAGTTGCCTTCTTAGATATCGGACAAGGGGATGCAATTTATATTGAGGCACCCAATGGCAATCAAATGATTATCGATGGCGGACCGGGGATTGCACTTATGAATAAATTGCCCGAGGTGTTGCCATGGGGTGACAAAACTATCGATACAGTTGTTATTACCAACCCAGACGCAGATCATTATTCAGGTCTAATTCCTTTATTTGAACAATATGCAGTTGCTTCAGTTGTTGAACCTGGCACGCGTTCAGAGACATCGCTCTATCAAACGCTTGAAGAGCATATAATTCTAGAACATGTGCCTCATCTACTAGCGACGCGTGGAATGGAGATTATACTCGATAGTGAGAAACATATTTCCTACGAGATCCTTTTCCCGGATCGTGATGTGTCTACCTGGGAAACTAATGACGGATCAATCGTCGGCAAACTCACCTATGGCGATACATCATTTCTTCTTATGGGTGATGCCACCATACTGACCGAAGGTATTGTCGTTGCTGAAAATAAAAATACGCTTGATACTATTGATGTTCTCAAGCTTGGTCATCATGGTTCGCGGACATCATCTGGCAATCCGATTCTTACTGCGACGACACCTGATGTTGCGATTATTTCTGCGGGATTGAATAATAAATATGGTCATCCACACCAAGAAGTCATTGATCGATTACTAGCTTTGCATATTCCATACCTTACAACATTCAAAGAGGGAACAATTATCTGCGAGAGTGATAGTATGGATATTATCTGTCAGTAA
- a CDS encoding 50S ribosomal protein L28 — translation MAKTCIVTKRSSTTAGKYANRTRATIFTPTGKTRRYINIQKKRIYVPELKKTVTVQISTRGLRTLNKNGVYATLKKAGAVK, via the coding sequence ATGGCTAAAACATGTATAGTCACAAAACGAAGTTCGACGACCGCCGGCAAGTATGCGAACCGCACACGTGCTACTATTTTCACGCCAACTGGTAAAACTCGTCGATATATCAATATTCAGAAGAAAAGAATCTACGTACCTGAGCTCAAGAAAACAGTCACAGTCCAAATTTCGACTCGAGGACTACGAACACTCAACAAAAACGGCGTCTACGCCACTCTCAAAAAAGCCGGAGCAGTAAAATAA
- a CDS encoding superoxide dismutase, whose protein sequence is MTPFTAKAFVIPELAGISAKTIEEHLKLYQGYVKNANLILEHIDELAGNSEKYAYELGELQRRFAFEFDGMRNHEYYFGALEGGASSFPADSVLQTNIEKEWGSYDAWLARFKAIALTRGIGWAMLYYDRKTTRLIMQWVDEQHLGQLTGLSPILALDMWEHSYLFDYTPADKKKYVEAFFENLNWNDVEDNFEEALE, encoded by the coding sequence ATGACACCATTTACCGCTAAAGCATTCGTAATTCCTGAACTTGCAGGAATATCAGCAAAAACAATCGAGGAACACTTGAAGCTCTACCAGGGCTATGTTAAAAATGCCAACCTTATTCTCGAACATATCGATGAACTAGCGGGAAATAGTGAGAAATATGCCTATGAACTCGGCGAACTACAGCGCAGATTTGCATTTGAATTCGACGGCATGCGAAACCATGAATATTACTTTGGCGCACTCGAAGGCGGTGCTAGCTCATTCCCAGCGGATAGTGTGCTGCAGACAAATATAGAGAAAGAATGGGGCTCATATGATGCGTGGCTTGCACGATTTAAAGCAATCGCACTTACTCGAGGCATTGGTTGGGCTATGCTTTACTACGACAGAAAAACAACAAGGCTTATCATGCAGTGGGTAGACGAGCAACACTTGGGACAACTAACTGGACTCTCACCAATCCTTGCACTTGATATGTGGGAACATTCGTATCTTTTTGACTATACACCAGCAGACAAGAAAAAATACGTTGAAGCCTTTTTTGAGAATCTTAATTGGAATGATGTTGAAGATAACTTCGAGGAAGCGCTGGAATAA